Proteins found in one Channa argus isolate prfri chromosome 7, Channa argus male v1.0, whole genome shotgun sequence genomic segment:
- the sox4b gene encoding transcription factor SOX-4b has product MVQKMSHTESTAEALSFFAGDSSADSGAGMDLDPAASPLSPVSTASSTAGDKLGDNPAWCKTPSGHIKRPMNAFMVWSQIERRKIMEQSPDMHNAEISKRLGKRWKLLRDSDKIPFIREAERLRLKHMADYPDYKYRPRKKVKSSASKPGSNGDKGEKLNSSSSNTSTKTSSSSRKNGPKSPNSSKPHKSLFGSSSSSTKASPFASEHPSEHHHNSLYKSKSVSSAARQILDGKKPKRVHVFGNSGANLSGSPTSSVVVPASPTLSSSADSSDPFSLYEDAGSGREDGADSLDSSSSSSSLGGSSERHGGHTYSSRRVSSPTPSGSHSSASSNSSSSSSSEDEEFEDDLLDINPSPSFDSMSLGSFGSSVLDRDLDLNFESGSGGSHFEFPDYCTPEVSEMISGDWLESTISNLVFTY; this is encoded by the coding sequence ATGGTGCAGAAAATGAGCCACACAGAGAGCACCGCCGAGGCGCTGTCCTTTTTCGCCGGGGATTCGAGCGCCGACTCCGGGGCGGGCATGGATCTTGACCCGGCCGCCTCGCCTCTCTCCCCGGTGTCCACGGCTTCTTCGACGGCCGGGGACAAACTGGGAGACAACCCGGCATGGTGTAAAACTCCAAGCGGTCACATCAAGAGGCCCATGAACGCATTCATGGTGTGGTCACAGATAGAGAGGAGAAAGATCATGGAGCAGTCTCCGGACATGCACAACGCCGAAATCTCAAAGAGGCTGGGGAAGCGGTGGAAGCTGCTCAGAGACAGTGACAAGATCCCCTTCATCAGAGAGGCGGAGCGGCTAAGACTCAAGCACATGGCGGACTATCCCGACTACAAGTACCGGCCGAGAAAGAAGGTCAAATCAAGCGCCTCTAAGCCTGGCAGCAACGGGGACAAGGGAGAGAAACTCAACAGTAGCTCGAGCAACACCAGCACTAAGACGTCCTCATCTTCGAGGAAGAATGGACCCAAATCACCCAACAGCAGCAAACCCCACAAATCACTTTTcgggagcagcagcagtagcaccAAAGCATCACCGTTTGCCTCTGAACATCCATCAGAGCACCACCACAACTCTCTCTACAAGTCAAAATCGGTCTCCTCAGCAGCGAGGCAGATACTGGATGGCAAGAAGCCCAAGCGGGTGCACGTTTTCGGGAACAGCGGGGCCAACTTGAGCGGCAGCCCCACGTCCTCCGTAGTGGTCCCAGCCAGTCCGACGCTCAGCAGCTCTGCGGACTCCAGCGATCCATTCAGCCTGTACGAGGACGCGGGCAGCGGCAGAGAGGACGGAGCCGACTCCCTcgatagcagcagcagcagcagcagcctgggCGGGTCTTCGGAGCGCCACGGCGGGCACACATACAGCAGTCGACGGGTTTCCTCGCCTACCCCCTCCGGCTCTCACTCCTCTGCCTCGTCCAACTCgtcctcatcctcttcctcagaGGACGAAGAGTTTGAGGACGACTTGCTCGACATCAACCCGAGCCCTAGCTTTGACAGCATGTCGCTGGGGAGCTTTGGCTCCTCAGTGCTGGACAGGGACTTGGATTTGAACTTTGAGTCCGGCTCGGGGGGGTCCCACTTTGAGTTTCCCGATTACTGCACGCCAGAGGTCAGCGAGATGATTTCGGGGGACTGGCTGGAGTCCACCATCTCCAACCTGGTGTTCACGTACTGA